Proteins found in one Physeter macrocephalus isolate SW-GA chromosome 17, ASM283717v5, whole genome shotgun sequence genomic segment:
- the LOC102986663 gene encoding 60S ribosomal protein L5-like: MSWRGVVKVVKNKAYFKRYQVKLRRRQEGKTDYCAQKRLVIQDKNKYNTPKCRVIVRVTNRDIICQIAYARIEGDTIVFAAYAHELPKYGAKVGWTDYAAPYGTGRLPARRLLNRFGMDKTYEGQVEVAGVEYNVESTDGQPGAFTCYLDAGLARTTTGNKVFGALKGAVNGGWSIPHSTTGFPGYDSESTEFNAEVHQKHIVPQNVADYMRDLIEDEDTYKKQFSQYIKNNVTPDMMEEMYKKAHAAIREYPVNEEKPEKEVKEVEPSKNVTCPEERYGSSQEGKFLRGEESAAES; encoded by the exons ATGTCATG GAGGGGGGTTGTTAAAGTTGTCAAGAATAAGGCCTACTTCAAGAGATACCAAGTGAAATTGAGAAGACGGCAAGAGGGCAAAACTGACTACTGTGCTCAGAAACGATTGGTAATCCAAGATAAAAATAAGTACAACACACCCAAATGCAGAGTGATAGTACGTGTAACCAATAGAGATATCATTTGTCAGATCGCTTATGCCCGTATAGAAGGAGATACGATAGTTTTTGCAGCTTATGCTCACGAGCTCCCAAAGTATGGCGCGAAGGTTGGCTGGACAGATTATGCTGCACCATATGGTACTGGCCGGCTGCCGGCCCGCAGGCTTCTTAATAGGTTTGGTATGGACAAAACTTATGAAGGCCAAGTCGAGGTGGCTGGAGTTGAATACAATGTGGAAAGCACTGATGGTCAACCCGGTGCCTTCACCTGTTACTTGGATGCAGGGCTTGCCAGGACTACTACTGGGAATAAAGTTTTTGGGGCCCTGAAGGGAGCTGTAAATGGAGGCTGGTCTATCCCTCACAGTACCACAGGGTTCCCTGGTTATGATTCAGAAAGCACAGAATTCAATGCGGAGGTACACCAAAAGCACATCGTGCCGCAGAACGTTGCAGATTATATGCGTGACCTGATTGAAGACGAAGACACTTACAAAAAACAATTCTCTCAATACATAAAGAACAACGTAACTCCAGACATGATGGAGGAGATGTATAAGAAAGCTCATGCTGCAATACGAGAGTATCCAGTGAATGAGGAAAAGCCTGAGAAAGAAGTTAAAGAGGTGGAACCGTCCAAAAATGTCACTTGCCCAGAAGAAAGATACGGTAGCTCACAAGAAGGCAAATTCCTTAGAGGTGAGGAAAGTGCTGCTGAGAGTTGA